In Parasegetibacter sp. NRK P23, a single genomic region encodes these proteins:
- a CDS encoding copper resistance protein NlpE, which translates to MNKFLIMVCFAGILSSCSESQQQAAKRAAEETKETASTLVNTVASGGVTGIYEGLLPCADCAGIETRIYLFADSSFVENSLYLGKPNATTFTASGKWRQESGTITLSQTGSAQKYKLGISKLTMLDTEGKEIQSSLKDRYILAKTGDF; encoded by the coding sequence ATGAACAAGTTCCTTATAATGGTATGCTTCGCAGGCATCCTTTCGTCCTGTAGCGAAAGCCAGCAGCAAGCCGCCAAACGTGCCGCGGAAGAAACCAAAGAAACAGCCAGCACACTCGTGAACACCGTAGCGAGCGGCGGCGTAACAGGGATATATGAAGGACTCCTCCCCTGCGCCGATTGCGCCGGAATTGAAACACGCATTTACCTTTTTGCCGACAGTAGTTTCGTGGAGAACAGCCTCTACCTCGGAAAACCCAATGCCACCACTTTTACCGCCAGCGGAAAATGGCGCCAGGAAAGCGGCACCATCACCCTTTCCCAAACAGGTTCCGCCCAAAAATACAAACTCGGTATCAGCAAACTCACCATGCTCGATACGGAAGGAAAGGAAATCCAAAGCAGTCTGAAAGACCGCTATATTCTGGCCAAAACCGGCGACTTTTAG
- a CDS encoding universal stress protein produces the protein MRHILVPTDFTTASLKMVEQAIKTLDGQKLDIILFHAFELPFFVSDLVGSAKRQPYHDLVTDEFRNACKQLKDQYPRSIHRIQFRFMQGDTVSLFRNFLDANEIDMIVCPDYYQYRKVHERSINPTTFFKKAGIPVLTALEPRKKEVTYTIQKAIEPALSFVKN, from the coding sequence ATGAGACATATTTTAGTACCTACCGACTTCACGACCGCTTCCCTCAAAATGGTGGAACAAGCCATTAAAACGCTGGATGGGCAGAAGTTAGACATTATACTTTTCCATGCCTTCGAACTGCCTTTTTTCGTTTCCGACCTGGTTGGATCCGCGAAAAGACAGCCCTATCACGACCTGGTAACGGATGAGTTCAGGAACGCCTGCAAACAATTGAAGGACCAATATCCCCGCAGCATCCACCGCATTCAGTTCCGTTTTATGCAGGGCGATACCGTATCCCTTTTCCGCAATTTCCTGGATGCCAACGAGATCGATATGATCGTTTGTCCGGACTATTACCAATACCGGAAAGTGCACGAACGCAGCATCAATCCAACCACATTCTTCAAAAAAGCCGGTATCCCTGTACTTACAGCGCTGGAACCGAGGAAAAAAGAAGTGACCTATACCATTCAGAAAGCCATTGAGCCGGCGCTGTCGTTTGTAAAGAACTGA
- a CDS encoding PAS domain S-box protein: protein MLTLVTTVDGFSRDLLDQVNDAVIALDNDFRIVYSNAAAAKLYELISKNGLGKRLSELHVFEYPEGSRDTVMQSLLEQKSWKGEMSFINSAGEQIHLLSSVNEYYKDGKKIGYIGISKDITALKISSHQLEQTLAHNQQMLDGISEGIVLYNRDGAVVSCNRNAEYILEMDQSTLGQWFLPPIEWHVHRKDMSMVLLTEHPIYKAFLAGTALRNQVIGIEINERIKWLSLNISPVLDPGNSNPVAAAISFRDISRQVELENKFNQGETMFKSFMNNTPSLNWITSAEGNMIFFNRKSLREFRFDTNVIGKNIYELFPKEAAEDFQRNNKEVLKQNRTIIAVEKVPTPQGKTRSFLVMKFPLRMNDNTIAIGGTGMDITEQLEMEEALRNQQLSFQKDIVRATIEGQEKERAEIGRQLHESVGQVLSTTKLYIDLQLQEGKINEALLVKSTKYLSDAIEEIRFLSGALTPQVLRDIGLTASIRELTDPLINTGKLMVELDIDEEADSAIDIDSKLTVLRIIQEQLNNIARHSQAASCRISLRQKGSRLTLSIADDGIGFIPELEMSSGLTNIKYRVDSYHGDFNLDAAPGKGCTLRVSLPIS from the coding sequence ATGTTGACACTTGTTACCACTGTTGATGGCTTTTCGAGGGATTTGCTGGACCAGGTAAACGATGCGGTAATAGCATTGGACAACGACTTCCGCATCGTTTACAGCAATGCCGCGGCCGCGAAATTGTATGAGCTTATTTCAAAAAACGGACTTGGAAAAAGACTTTCCGAGCTCCATGTTTTCGAGTACCCTGAAGGATCCAGAGATACAGTGATGCAGTCCCTTTTGGAACAAAAGTCATGGAAAGGTGAGATGAGCTTCATCAATAGCGCCGGAGAACAGATTCACCTGCTGAGTAGTGTGAACGAATATTACAAGGATGGAAAAAAGATTGGTTATATAGGCATCAGCAAAGACATTACCGCGCTGAAGATTTCCTCGCACCAACTTGAGCAGACTTTGGCGCACAATCAGCAGATGCTGGACGGCATCAGTGAAGGCATCGTTTTGTACAACAGGGATGGTGCCGTGGTAAGCTGTAACCGGAATGCGGAATACATCCTGGAGATGGACCAGTCCACACTGGGGCAATGGTTCCTTCCCCCTATAGAATGGCATGTGCACAGGAAAGACATGAGTATGGTGCTGTTAACGGAACACCCCATTTACAAAGCTTTTCTGGCAGGCACCGCTCTCCGCAACCAGGTGATCGGTATTGAAATAAACGAGCGCATCAAATGGCTTTCGCTCAACATTAGTCCCGTACTGGATCCGGGCAACAGCAACCCAGTTGCCGCGGCCATCAGCTTCCGTGATATATCCCGCCAGGTGGAACTGGAAAACAAATTCAACCAGGGAGAAACCATGTTCAAATCGTTCATGAACAATACTCCTTCCCTTAACTGGATCACCTCAGCAGAGGGTAATATGATCTTCTTCAACAGGAAAAGTCTGCGGGAATTCAGGTTTGATACGAATGTGATCGGGAAGAACATTTATGAGCTTTTCCCCAAAGAAGCCGCGGAAGATTTCCAACGCAACAACAAAGAAGTACTCAAACAAAACCGGACCATTATAGCCGTTGAAAAAGTCCCCACCCCGCAGGGTAAAACACGGAGCTTCCTTGTAATGAAATTCCCCCTGCGCATGAACGACAATACCATTGCCATTGGTGGTACGGGTATGGACATCACGGAACAACTTGAGATGGAAGAGGCGCTGCGCAACCAACAGCTTTCCTTCCAGAAAGATATTGTACGCGCCACCATAGAAGGCCAGGAAAAAGAAAGGGCTGAAATTGGCCGTCAGTTGCATGAAAGTGTGGGCCAGGTGCTTTCCACCACCAAACTTTATATTGATCTGCAGTTGCAGGAAGGTAAAATAAACGAAGCCCTGCTGGTGAAAAGCACCAAATACCTCAGCGACGCCATCGAGGAAATCAGGTTCCTTTCCGGAGCGCTGACCCCACAGGTATTGCGCGACATCGGCCTTACCGCTTCCATCCGTGAACTCACCGATCCATTGATCAATACAGGGAAACTAATGGTAGAACTTGATATTGATGAAGAAGCCGATTCAGCTATCGATATCGATTCAAAACTCACCGTCCTCCGCATCATCCAGGAGCAATTGAACAACATCGCCAGGCACTCCCAGGCCGCCTCCTGCCGTATTTCATTGCGACAAAAAGGTAGCCGGTTAACGCTTTCCATTGCCGACGATGGTATTGGTTTTATACCCGAACTGGAAATGAGCAGCGGGCTCACCAATATCAAATACAGGGTAGACTCCTATCACGGCGATTTCAACCTGGACGCGGCCCCGGGAAAAGGATGCACGCTCAGGGTTAGTCTGCCCATTTCCTGA
- a CDS encoding DUF2452 domain-containing protein — protein sequence MIQAYNFLASWQLFPEKGVYEKGERPKSGTYRISNGQETDTPSIVVNMSWVTLENQSFASTYTVPADGTRYPTADNAMADEISARFPDGITFETIFYKNENPVVEIRHEIMPNGYLRVTRKHLGVEVFTNVEYYHKQMNVLPYSASVSGAVIRPTEEGMIRHKALTAMEEQTNMQLEQIRKQIELLALQAQEIQKRKELSMMIYGAKLSFQPVIGQVYYLYEKKDGSYTISMISPKEWGGGAGPFLRPIAPVKLLADHTWMEVS from the coding sequence ATGATCCAGGCATATAACTTCCTCGCAAGCTGGCAATTGTTCCCCGAAAAAGGTGTTTATGAAAAAGGCGAACGCCCGAAATCAGGGACCTACCGCATCAGCAATGGACAAGAAACGGACACCCCTAGCATCGTGGTGAACATGAGCTGGGTAACATTGGAAAACCAATCGTTCGCTTCAACCTATACTGTTCCCGCGGATGGAACACGTTATCCCACGGCAGACAATGCCATGGCGGATGAAATTTCAGCGCGCTTCCCTGATGGTATTACCTTCGAAACGATCTTTTATAAAAACGAAAATCCCGTTGTTGAAATACGGCACGAAATTATGCCGAACGGTTACCTGCGCGTCACCCGCAAACACCTGGGAGTGGAAGTCTTCACCAATGTGGAGTATTACCATAAACAAATGAATGTACTGCCTTATTCAGCATCCGTTTCCGGAGCGGTGATCAGGCCCACGGAAGAAGGGATGATCCGCCACAAGGCGTTAACCGCCATGGAGGAACAGACCAATATGCAGCTGGAACAAATCAGGAAGCAGATCGAATTGCTGGCCTTGCAGGCACAGGAAATACAGAAAAGAAAGGAATTGTCGATGATGATTTACGGGGCGAAACTGAGTTTTCAACCCGTTATCGGGCAGGTGTATTACCTGTATGAAAAGAAGGACGGGAGTTACACCATTTCCATGATCAGTCCTAAGGAATGGGGCGGTGGAGCCGGCCCATTCCTTAGGCCAATAGCTCCTGTGAAGCTATTGGCCGATCATACATGGATGGAAGTTTCTTAA
- a CDS encoding bestrophin family protein, with protein MLLKKNIPFRYTFGKIRYELLVILLYASLIAIVYDTYHFTRISIPIAVPTILGTVISLLLGFRSNQAYDRWWEARHIWGAIVNDSRTLARQIMNYTRAQYEADEVARFRERVVRRQIAWNYSLGQHLRDQPSARGLEKHLTKRDIEFIREVDNVPTALLELQGRDLALALEEGWINRYQQVEIDQTLSRLCDAMGKCERIKNTVFPSTYSLYIHLALMLFICLLPFGVIEYFGLFEVPLVVAISACFLLIEKMAIHLQDPFENKPTDTPVTTIARSIEKNLLQLCQFEKAEDPHEPEMPVVEEKEHYFVM; from the coding sequence ATGCTATTGAAGAAAAACATACCGTTCAGATACACTTTCGGAAAAATAAGGTACGAACTGCTGGTGATACTCCTGTATGCCTCGCTGATCGCGATCGTATATGATACTTACCATTTCACAAGAATCTCCATTCCCATCGCCGTACCCACCATCCTGGGCACGGTGATCTCCCTCCTGCTGGGTTTCCGGAGCAACCAGGCCTACGACAGGTGGTGGGAGGCCCGGCACATCTGGGGCGCCATCGTGAACGATTCCAGGACCCTGGCCCGTCAGATTATGAATTATACACGCGCCCAATATGAGGCCGATGAAGTGGCGCGATTCCGTGAGCGCGTGGTGCGCAGGCAGATTGCCTGGAACTACAGTCTGGGTCAACACCTGCGCGACCAGCCTTCGGCCAGGGGATTGGAAAAGCACCTCACCAAAAGAGACATCGAATTCATCCGGGAAGTTGACAATGTGCCCACCGCCCTCCTGGAACTTCAGGGGCGCGACCTCGCCCTCGCCCTGGAAGAAGGCTGGATCAACCGTTACCAGCAGGTGGAAATAGACCAGACGCTTTCACGGCTCTGCGATGCCATGGGCAAATGCGAACGCATCAAGAATACCGTGTTCCCCAGTACTTACAGCCTGTACATTCATCTCGCGCTGATGCTGTTCATCTGCCTGCTGCCTTTCGGGGTGATCGAATATTTCGGCTTGTTTGAAGTGCCGCTGGTAGTAGCCATATCCGCCTGCTTTCTGCTCATAGAGAAAATGGCCATCCACCTCCAGGATCCATTTGAAAACAAACCCACGGACACCCCGGTTACCACCATCGCAAGGAGTATTGAAAAGAACCTGCTGCAACTCTGTCAATTTGAAAAAGCAGAAGATCCGCATGAGCCTGAAATGCCTGTTGTTGAAGAGAAAGAGCACTATTTTGTAATGTGA
- a CDS encoding response regulator transcription factor has product MKVLLVEDEPNVASLINRGLTEAGYGITVAPDGKMGLTLASQYEFDVIILDIMLPGISGMEVCKRLREDQVHTPILFLTALGTTENIVAGLDAGGDDYLVKPFKFAELEARIKSLTRRKHLAVQESNVLQVADLTLDMGAKSVTRNGNFIALTSTEFRLLEYFMRNRNRVLSRIEILEHVWSIDFNMGTNVVDVYVNYLRKKIDKESDHKLIHTVIGMGYMMKA; this is encoded by the coding sequence ATGAAAGTTCTACTGGTAGAAGATGAACCAAACGTAGCCAGCCTGATCAACCGCGGACTTACCGAAGCAGGATACGGCATCACCGTGGCGCCCGACGGCAAAATGGGGCTGACACTCGCTTCCCAGTACGAATTTGATGTGATTATCCTGGACATTATGCTGCCCGGCATCAGTGGCATGGAAGTATGCAAAAGACTGCGCGAAGACCAGGTGCATACACCCATCCTGTTCCTCACCGCGTTGGGTACCACCGAAAATATCGTGGCCGGCCTGGATGCCGGTGGCGACGACTATCTCGTAAAACCCTTCAAATTCGCCGAACTGGAGGCCAGGATCAAATCCCTTACAAGACGCAAACACCTTGCGGTGCAGGAATCCAATGTATTGCAGGTAGCCGACCTTACACTGGATATGGGCGCTAAATCCGTTACCCGGAACGGCAATTTCATCGCCCTCACCTCAACGGAGTTCAGACTACTCGAATACTTTATGCGCAACAGGAACCGCGTACTATCCCGCATCGAAATACTCGAACACGTCTGGAGCATTGATTTTAATATGGGTACCAATGTTGTGGATGTTTATGTAAATTACCTCCGTAAAAAGATAGACAAGGAAAGCGATCATAAACTCATTCATACCGTCATCGGAATGGGTTATATGATGAAAGCATGA
- a CDS encoding HAMP domain-containing sensor histidine kinase produces MQIQTKTAILFTLLTATVVFILSMAIYYFSNKYAYNDFYKRLELRARISAKFRFEQDQVSTEAFRTIQKQYLETLPEEKAFIVKVNRETGQPQPAKDNPLPMSYMRNIIKAKGGTVYHQLKLRHFAGIFYRDETGDYLVIKSATNNYVNESLEHLRDILIVTFISSVIFIFTVGLFFSRRTFQPVRDITARFKEISVGNLHLRLPETGNTDEIAELTQTFNQMLDRLQTAFETQNNFISNASHEFRTPLTTIIGEADYALSKDRNAEAYRQSLTTIVSEAEKLQQLTRGLLALAQSGFDGKKQHWETIRVDQLLFDVKEHVDAIDPANKVHIYMGQLPTDENEITTQGSYSLLRIAIGNIVMNACKYSGNRKVSVKMEVEDGFIHVTVADSGIGIPSAELKHIYDPFFRASNTGNYEGYGIGLPLANNIIRIHKGKLHVQSQEKIGTTVRISLPCI; encoded by the coding sequence ATGCAGATACAAACGAAAACTGCCATACTGTTCACCCTGCTTACCGCCACTGTTGTATTCATACTCAGCATGGCCATTTATTATTTCTCCAACAAATACGCTTACAACGATTTTTATAAAAGACTGGAATTGCGCGCCCGTATTTCCGCCAAATTCCGTTTTGAACAGGACCAGGTATCCACGGAAGCGTTCCGTACCATTCAAAAGCAATACCTGGAAACACTGCCCGAAGAAAAAGCCTTTATCGTAAAAGTTAACAGGGAAACGGGCCAGCCGCAACCGGCTAAAGACAACCCGCTTCCCATGTCGTACATGCGGAACATCATCAAAGCAAAGGGGGGAACGGTTTACCACCAGTTGAAACTCCGCCATTTCGCCGGGATATTCTACCGGGATGAAACGGGCGACTACCTGGTGATCAAATCCGCGACCAACAACTACGTGAACGAGAGCCTGGAGCACCTGCGCGATATCCTGATCGTAACTTTCATTTCTTCCGTCATCTTTATTTTCACCGTAGGTCTCTTCTTTTCAAGACGCACGTTTCAACCTGTCCGCGACATTACGGCGCGCTTCAAAGAAATCAGCGTGGGCAACCTTCACCTTCGTTTACCCGAGACCGGTAATACCGACGAAATCGCGGAACTCACCCAAACCTTCAACCAAATGCTGGACCGGTTGCAAACGGCCTTCGAAACACAAAATAATTTCATCAGCAACGCGTCCCACGAATTCCGTACACCCCTTACCACCATTATCGGAGAAGCTGATTACGCCCTTTCAAAAGACCGGAACGCGGAAGCCTACCGACAGAGCCTTACCACCATCGTTTCCGAAGCGGAGAAACTGCAACAACTGACCCGCGGCCTGCTCGCGCTCGCACAATCCGGGTTCGACGGGAAAAAACAACATTGGGAAACCATCCGTGTGGACCAATTGCTGTTCGATGTGAAAGAACATGTGGACGCGATAGATCCGGCCAATAAGGTACACATCTACATGGGTCAACTCCCCACGGATGAAAACGAAATCACCACGCAGGGCAGTTACAGTCTACTCAGGATCGCCATTGGCAATATCGTCATGAACGCCTGTAAATATTCCGGCAACCGCAAGGTGTCCGTTAAAATGGAAGTGGAAGACGGCTTCATCCATGTGACCGTGGCCGATAGCGGCATCGGCATCCCTTCCGCGGAACTCAAGCATATTTACGACCCTTTCTTCCGCGCCTCTAATACCGGCAACTACGAAGGCTATGGCATCGGACTGCCCCTCGCCAACAACATCATCCGCATCCACAAAGGGAAACTTCATGTGCAGTCGCAGGAAAAAATAGGCACCACCGTCCGTATTTCCCTCCCCTGTATTTAA
- the dnaG gene encoding DNA primase, with amino-acid sequence MITQETIQQIISRIDVIDVVGSFVKLKKRGTNYMGLCPFHNEKSPSFTVSPVKEIYKCFGCGKSGNAIGFLMEHEKYSYVEALRWLANRYNIEVEETAVSPERLLQQQAAESLYILNTFAQKFFSDFLWNEEEGQDIGLSYLKERGFNEEIIRKFQLGYSPESRTHFSQHALKNQYNPELLQKSGLVVFRNDEAIDNYRGRIIFPIHNQTGKVIGFGARIIKKNDKAPKYINTPENDIYVKSRILYGSYFARQAIDKANECLLVEGYTDVISLHQAGIENVVASGGTSLTVDQLRLIRKYTPNLTIVYDGDGAGVKAALRGLDLALEEGLNVKLVLIPDKEDPDSYVNKVGATAFREFVATNKKDFILFQLEVALKDAGADAAKKSQVVSQIAETISRINKTEDFTKQQDYIRQSSEILKIDESGLHNLVNKFIRERIGKEEKAQFQQDQGPAYTEMPPDEVFADEQTDSFQLLYKDEQQERAVVRALLEFGLKEWDETLKVADYFFSENVEDDLFDNKQLLNVLHLYKQWYDAGKEPVPKDFIYAEDRDISTLVVGLMDFPYELSDKWKEQFDMPVQEREARYREEVEGTLNYLKLRKIKRLIDMNQQDMARPHSLEEQLTLMQTHQHLKQLEIELTRRSGTVIVK; translated from the coding sequence ATGATTACCCAGGAAACCATACAGCAGATCATTTCCCGCATCGATGTGATAGATGTTGTAGGAAGTTTCGTGAAGTTGAAGAAACGCGGCACCAACTATATGGGGCTGTGCCCGTTCCACAACGAAAAATCGCCCTCTTTCACGGTATCTCCCGTAAAGGAGATTTACAAATGTTTTGGTTGCGGGAAAAGCGGCAACGCCATCGGCTTCCTGATGGAACACGAGAAATACTCGTATGTGGAAGCGCTGCGCTGGCTCGCCAACCGCTACAACATTGAGGTGGAAGAAACAGCGGTGAGCCCGGAAAGATTGCTGCAGCAACAAGCCGCGGAAAGTCTTTACATCCTGAACACCTTCGCCCAGAAATTTTTCTCCGATTTTTTATGGAACGAAGAAGAAGGCCAGGATATAGGATTGAGCTACCTCAAAGAACGGGGCTTCAATGAAGAGATCATCCGGAAATTCCAACTGGGCTATTCCCCGGAATCCAGGACGCATTTCTCGCAACACGCCCTTAAAAACCAATACAACCCCGAACTTTTACAGAAGTCGGGACTGGTGGTATTCCGCAACGATGAAGCCATCGACAACTACCGGGGCAGGATCATCTTCCCCATCCACAACCAGACCGGGAAAGTAATCGGCTTCGGTGCCCGTATCATCAAAAAGAACGACAAAGCGCCGAAGTACATCAACACACCAGAGAACGATATCTACGTAAAAAGCAGGATACTCTACGGTTCTTACTTCGCACGACAGGCAATTGATAAAGCCAACGAATGCCTGCTCGTGGAAGGTTATACCGATGTGATCTCCCTGCACCAGGCCGGCATCGAGAACGTGGTGGCCAGTGGAGGTACTTCTCTTACCGTGGACCAACTCCGGCTCATCAGGAAATACACCCCAAACCTTACCATTGTATACGATGGCGACGGGGCCGGGGTAAAAGCAGCGTTGCGCGGACTGGACCTCGCCCTGGAAGAAGGATTGAACGTAAAACTGGTACTCATTCCTGACAAAGAGGACCCGGATAGTTACGTCAATAAGGTAGGCGCCACCGCTTTCCGCGAATTCGTGGCCACCAACAAAAAGGATTTTATTCTTTTCCAGCTCGAAGTGGCCCTGAAAGACGCGGGTGCCGACGCGGCAAAGAAATCGCAGGTGGTGAGCCAGATCGCGGAAACCATTTCCAGGATCAACAAAACAGAAGATTTTACCAAACAGCAGGATTATATCCGGCAGTCTTCGGAAATCCTGAAGATCGATGAATCAGGGCTGCACAACCTGGTGAATAAATTCATCCGGGAACGCATCGGCAAAGAAGAAAAAGCACAGTTCCAGCAGGATCAGGGCCCCGCTTACACGGAAATGCCGCCTGATGAAGTATTCGCGGATGAACAAACCGACAGCTTCCAGCTCCTCTACAAAGATGAACAGCAGGAAAGAGCCGTGGTGCGTGCCCTGCTGGAATTCGGATTAAAAGAATGGGACGAGACATTAAAAGTGGCCGATTATTTCTTCTCCGAAAACGTGGAAGATGATTTGTTCGACAACAAACAACTGCTGAATGTTCTCCACCTTTATAAACAATGGTACGATGCGGGGAAGGAACCGGTTCCGAAAGACTTTATCTACGCCGAGGACCGCGACATCAGTACGCTGGTGGTGGGTTTGATGGACTTCCCTTATGAACTCAGCGATAAGTGGAAAGAACAATTCGATATGCCCGTGCAGGAACGCGAGGCGCGTTACCGGGAAGAAGTGGAAGGCACACTCAACTACCTCAAACTAAGGAAGATCAAGCGCCTGATAGATATGAACCAACAGGATATGGCCCGCCCGCATTCACTGGAAGAGCAGCTTACGCTCATGCAAACGCACCAGCACCTCAAACAACTGGAGATCGAACTCACCCGCCGTTCAGGCACCGTCATCGTTAAATAG
- the sucC gene encoding ADP-forming succinate--CoA ligase subunit beta — protein sequence MNLHEYQAKELLKKYNVPVQEGIPVDTPEKAEEAYKQLKVQFGNNFAVVKAQIHAGGRGKGKIRGTEQRGVAVAKSAQDVKDIAGNLLGGTLVTIQTGEAGKVVNKILVAQDVYYPGANPVKEFYLSILMDRGNGQNVIMYSTEGGMDIEEVAHNTPDKIFKEWVHPGGGLLPFQARKIAFNLGLSGEAFKNCVKFVTNLYNAYVGLDCAMLEINPLFKTSDEKIIAVDCKMGLDDNALMRHSDLEALRDISEEDPTEVEAGKFNLNFVKLDGNVGCMVNGAGLAMATMDMIKLSGGEPANFLDVGGTANATTVEAGFRIILKDPKVKAILINIFGGIVRCDRVAQGVIDAYKSIGNIEVPIIVRLQGTNAEEAKKLIEESGLKVQSAILLSEAAALVNKAVA from the coding sequence ATGAACCTACACGAATATCAAGCCAAGGAGCTCCTGAAGAAGTACAATGTTCCTGTTCAGGAAGGAATACCGGTGGATACACCCGAAAAAGCAGAAGAAGCCTACAAACAATTGAAAGTTCAGTTTGGAAACAACTTTGCCGTGGTAAAAGCACAGATCCATGCGGGTGGTCGTGGTAAGGGAAAAATCCGTGGTACGGAACAACGTGGCGTGGCAGTTGCCAAAAGCGCGCAGGATGTGAAAGACATTGCCGGTAACCTGCTTGGTGGCACGCTGGTGACCATCCAAACCGGAGAAGCCGGTAAAGTGGTGAACAAAATACTGGTTGCGCAGGATGTTTATTATCCCGGTGCAAACCCTGTTAAAGAATTCTACCTCTCTATTCTCATGGACCGCGGCAACGGGCAGAACGTGATCATGTACAGCACCGAAGGCGGTATGGACATTGAAGAAGTGGCCCACAATACGCCCGATAAAATATTCAAGGAATGGGTACACCCCGGTGGTGGACTCCTGCCCTTCCAGGCAAGAAAGATCGCCTTCAACCTCGGTCTTTCGGGTGAGGCCTTCAAAAACTGTGTAAAATTCGTGACCAACCTATACAACGCTTATGTTGGACTGGATTGCGCCATGCTCGAAATCAACCCGCTCTTCAAAACATCCGATGAAAAAATCATCGCGGTGGATTGTAAGATGGGACTGGACGATAACGCGCTGATGCGCCATTCCGACCTGGAAGCGCTCCGTGATATTTCCGAAGAAGATCCTACGGAAGTGGAAGCAGGTAAATTTAACCTGAACTTCGTTAAACTGGATGGTAACGTAGGCTGTATGGTGAACGGCGCCGGACTGGCCATGGCCACCATGGATATGATCAAACTGAGCGGCGGTGAACCCGCGAACTTCCTCGACGTAGGCGGTACCGCAAACGCCACCACCGTTGAGGCCGGTTTCCGCATCATCCTGAAAGATCCTAAAGTAAAAGCTATCCTCATCAACATATTCGGTGGTATCGTTCGTTGCGACCGTGTTGCACAAGGTGTGATCGACGCGTACAAATCCATCGGGAACATTGAAGTGCCCATCATCGTTCGTTTACAGGGCACGAACGCCGAGGAAGCAAAGAAACTGATTGAAGAAAGCGGACTGAAAGTACAGAGCGCCATTTTGCTGAGCGAAGCGGCCGCACTGGTGAACAAGGCAGTAGCTTAG